CGAATCATGTTGCGGCGACTGGACGGCCTGCGTTTTCGCTACCGTGGTCGCCGACTGAGCTACCTATCTTCGCTGGTCGCGTCGTCGGGTTTCCTGATGCGATTGCCGGCCCGCCTACGAACAATCCGTCATGAAATCCGCAACTGGGGCGCGACGCACGTCATCAACGACTTCGAACCGCTGTTGTCGCGAGTCGCTCGCAGTTCCGGCTTGCCATTGATCAGTCTGGATCACCAGCACTTTCTTGCGGCGATGGACACCAGCGTCTTGCCATCCTCGCTGGCCCGCAAGGTTCGCTTTTTGCGGTTAAGCATCCCGTTGTTTTGCCCGCGTCCCGACCGACAGATCATTTCGTCCTATTTCGATTTTCCAGTCCGACCGTCGATGTCGCATCAAGTGACCAAAGTGGGACCTTTGCTTCGTAACGCCGTGCTGCGTGCTAAATCAGAATCAGGCGAACACTTGGTGGCATACTTCCGCCGCGACCTTCCAAAGCAACTCCTGAAATCGCTGCAACGTTGCGGCAAACAAGTCTACGTGTACGGGCTGGGGGCGTTGTCGCCGACGGGAAACGTCCAGTTTTTGGAAACGTCCGTTGACGGTTTCCTGGAACACTTGCGGTCCAGCACCGCACTTGTCTGCAGCAGCGGAAACCAGTTGATCGGCGAAGCCTTGCACTGGTCGAAACCCATCTTGGCTGTCCCGGAATTCGGAAACTTTGAACAAGAGATCAACGGTTTCTTTCTGCCAACGACCGGCGGAGGCCAAACCGTACAGGATTCCCAGGTCAATCCACAAACCGTCGGGCAGTTCTTGGAAAACATTGACCGCTATCGCAACGCCAACGGCGCCGTCGCGGCGGGAAATCAAGTGGTCATTGATCGCTTGAATCAAATGATCTTGGATCACGATTCTGCGGATCAACAGTCTGCGCCGTCACACGCCGCCTGAAATCTGTACCCAGCATTCGCGTCGACTGGACGTCGCCCCCATCATTGTCGAAGCCCTCGAATCCACCCCATCCGGAGCCCCAAGCTTGTTCCGAGCACTCGCAGGCGTTGACCTTCCGTCGACTCATCAGTTCCGCCGAACCGCGCAAGCTTTGACCCGTGGTCCGGGATGGATTCGCGATGCGTGGCGTACGCGACGTCGTAAAGATGTCTTGCCTCGCATGCTGACGTACACGGTGACATTTGGCTGCAACGCACGCTGCATCATGTGCGATTCGTGGAAGATGCCCACCGACGATGACCTTCGGCTGAACGACATCAAACACATCTTTCGGCAACTGCCCACGATGGATGTTGTCCGTCTGACTGGCGGGGAACCCTTGGTGCGAATGGACTTCACCGAAATCGCAAATCTTGCAATCAAGACACTGCGTCCTCTGATGCTCCATGTCACCAGCAATGGGTTCTTGACCAAACGATTGGTGGATTTCTGTGAAAAGCGTGATCGATCGGTACCGCTGGAATTGCTGATCTCCGTCGATGGGATGGGTGAGAAACACAATCAAATTCGTGGAAGCAACCTAGCCTGGCCCAGCGTCGTCAAGTCGCTACAGGAATTGGCACCGCGACGAAAAGAGCTGAACCTAAAACTTGCGGTGAATCAGACCGTCGTCGACGCCGAAGGTGCCGATCACTACCGACAATTGCAGGCGATGCTACGCGATATGAATGTCCCGCATCACCTGGTCATCGCCTACGACACCAGCGCGACCTACAACGTTCAACGTGAACTGGATGTTGCCCCCAAAGCCCCCGGTGAATTCTTAACGTTTGGCGACTTGGACACACTGAAACTGGATGCATTGCTGGAACAGGCCGAACAGGACACGGGCCACCTTCCCTGGGGCGAACGTATCGCAAAACGGTATTACTTGCGTGGCATCCGTAATCGTATCGTCCACGGCCAAGCCAGCCCGAACCCGCCCTGTGTCGCCCTGACCAGCCACCTGCGACTGTTTCCCAACGGTGACGTTCCGACGTGCCAATTCAACAGCCGGATTGTGGGGAACTTGCGTGAACAAACCTTCGACGAAGTGTGGCACGGCCTGAAAATTTCTGAGTCACGCGACTGGGTGCGATCATGCCCGGGGTGTTGGGCCGAGTGCGAAGTGATTCCCAGCGCCGTCTACAGCTTGGACATCCTGCAACGTGCGTCCATGTCATCACCGAAATCCACTTCCGTGGTTTGATCAGCTACGCCGAACCGCCCGTCGGCGTCGGTTTGGAACTGGCTTGCCGCGTGGCTGTCACCGCCGCGGTTTCCAACGGAACCAACAACTCATTCCGCTGCTCGGCGACCTCGTATTCCGTTCTCGCACGACGCAATTCCGCCTGTTTTTCGGCGTGAACCAACGCATCAAACTGCTTGCCCGACATCACCCGCTGCTTTTCCAACAGAACTTCTGGGTCATACGTCAGTCCATCATGAGACTGGGCAACCGTGTATTTGGACAACTTCGTTCGTTCGTTTCGCAGACGCGTTTCGATTTGACGGATCTTTTCATCCGCAGTGTCGCGGGCCAATCCTTTGGGGACTTTTTTCTTAGCGCCGCCGAATGCGTTGTAATCATCGCTAGACGACGTCCAGCGATCCCACCATGACAGCTTGGGACCGAAGATGGCCGAGGTGATCCGATCCACACGATCGAGCATGTGAGCTGAAACGGCGCGACTGCGTTTAAGAAACGCGGTTGGAAAAATCGGCAAATCCCAAGCCGTGCGACTTTCCATCGCCATATACCTCAGGTTGGCGATCAAATCGTACAGCAACCGAAGCGTCGTTTCGTTCTCCTGCATTTGCCGATAAGTCACACCGTAGTTCAACGAGCGCTCCGCCAAATAATTCAACTTGGGCGTCAAGCTTGCCACCCCCCACGGCCCCCAAACCCGGCTGTTCCGAGCAGTCAACTGTTCGTTGTAAAGATCGACCATGATCGAATCCAACAACTCTTGACCGATCTGCTGTACTTCATCGTCCGTCAGTGGACGATCAATGTAGTCTTCACGATAGCGTGGAAACACTCGTTCGCTGACCACACGAATGAATCGATCGACCTTGTCTTCGAACTTCAACGCCAAAAAAATTCCGTGCTTGTTGGCATTGCTGGTAATGAACTCGGGATCCACTAGGTCGATGGGATCCACTTCATAAAGAACCACGGAACCCTTGGTGGAATCCAAAGTCCGCCGGGCCTCCAGCGTTCCCACCTGCCGATGTCGAAAAAATCCCCAGCTCGTATCCGAGTCTCCGGTATCGTAGCGATGCACAATGACCCATCGATGTAGCGGATCGATCTTGCGGAGTCGCCGCTGCAGTCGTTCGGCTTGTTTGGTCAGCCAGGCTTGGTCAGGCTGGAACAAGAAGGTGCGTTTGGAGACGTCAAATCGGTGGACCGCTCCCATCGCCTGGTCAGCAATCTCCGACGCATCGCTGGCCACAGCCTGGCTGACATCGCCACTGCGGGCCACATATTTGCCCCAGCGTTTGACGGCTTTTAAAAACTGCTTCTGATCTGTTAGCTGTTGGTCGGACTTGAATTCATCCAATGGCACCATCGCCGAAGCCAACATTGCTTCACCGCCGGTTTTCGAATCCCCCACGATATAAAAGTTGATGTCAAAATCGGCCGCAGCCTTCAAGAATTGCGACCGGGACAATTCATTGAAGGAAACGGTTCGCCCGGCGGCGGTCCTGAAATGATCATTCGGAATGATGATGGTCATTCCACGCCAGTGATCCAACAACGAATGATCCTGCTGGACCCGACGAACCAAATCGAAAAAACCGTAATACGAAACGTCCCAAACATCCAAGCCGCTTCCGAAATAGTCCGCCAACTGGGTCCACCGATCAATGTCGTTCACATCGGTGTTGCGATTCGCAATCAGCAAGAATCGTGACCCATCGTCACGTCGATAGGGTTCGGCAACGCGAATTTGCCAGTTCCGATAGTCGACACAACGGAATTCATCGTGACGCGGACTGGACTTGG
The Crateriforma spongiae DNA segment above includes these coding regions:
- a CDS encoding glycosyltransferase family protein yields the protein MARIVYSLSGEGRGHATRAHTVISLLGRQHDVLVYAPGMAHDLLSQCQYDPQRIMLRRLDGLRFRYRGRRLSYLSSLVASSGFLMRLPARLRTIRHEIRNWGATHVINDFEPLLSRVARSSGLPLISLDHQHFLAAMDTSVLPSSLARKVRFLRLSIPLFCPRPDRQIISSYFDFPVRPSMSHQVTKVGPLLRNAVLRAKSESGEHLVAYFRRDLPKQLLKSLQRCGKQVYVYGLGALSPTGNVQFLETSVDGFLEHLRSSTALVCSSGNQLIGEALHWSKPILAVPEFGNFEQEINGFFLPTTGGGQTVQDSQVNPQTVGQFLENIDRYRNANGAVAAGNQVVIDRLNQMILDHDSADQQSAPSHAA
- a CDS encoding radical SAM protein, with protein sequence MFRALAGVDLPSTHQFRRTAQALTRGPGWIRDAWRTRRRKDVLPRMLTYTVTFGCNARCIMCDSWKMPTDDDLRLNDIKHIFRQLPTMDVVRLTGGEPLVRMDFTEIANLAIKTLRPLMLHVTSNGFLTKRLVDFCEKRDRSVPLELLISVDGMGEKHNQIRGSNLAWPSVVKSLQELAPRRKELNLKLAVNQTVVDAEGADHYRQLQAMLRDMNVPHHLVIAYDTSATYNVQRELDVAPKAPGEFLTFGDLDTLKLDALLEQAEQDTGHLPWGERIAKRYYLRGIRNRIVHGQASPNPPCVALTSHLRLFPNGDVPTCQFNSRIVGNLREQTFDEVWHGLKISESRDWVRSCPGCWAECEVIPSAVYSLDILQRASMSSPKSTSVV
- a CDS encoding DUF7932 domain-containing protein, whose amino-acid sequence is MAIDRQQDPTDEPGPGCFASVGEIDSLYQLPLRGRNGRHGQHGTSYRRPPVRPGQRGANGGNATSPEDGGDATDAIVQLGFSGMDRQSLRLNGPVQVDLNIGDLGYVFMDGRGGRGGNGGDGGNGQPGSRGYRGRDATRFSRGGNGGPGGDGGNAGNATDGGNAGRGSDLRLQIDHRDLGLLMLVKGDQRSGDVGFAGTPGKPGKGGPGGPGGSSYHWTETKTYRDSEGRTRTRVVHRGNPGGFRGRAGRDGAPAFYRPVDGAEARPGRLAIDVQLPEGVVRYPSPYDLQLRTLDVASEYAILEPDSLVSADAITIVNCGGMPTPDNFVVRIFLERDRWILPDEVDLVLVRSLQPGESFTFQNAGLRFRLGDYDVDRPRRQPFTLDHQVDPHCRMESGIRRPFRQFENGEDIAVRFPIELTEIEALGSLTPGESTWVRIGVTNVGDETFDNQYLYRAVKSQMRLLSGDLAFENIAFFDPTDQPYDLMSTDLTCPISDLRPGQTHQIQTRIGIREDADIIPYQAFRFGIDLHLQRPKSSPRHDEFRCVDYRNWQIRVAEPYRRDDGSRFLLIANRNTDVNDIDRWTQLADYFGSGLDVWDVSYYGFFDLVRRVQQDHSLLDHWRGMTIIIPNDHFRTAAGRTVSFNELSRSQFLKAAADFDINFYIVGDSKTGGEAMLASAMVPLDEFKSDQQLTDQKQFLKAVKRWGKYVARSGDVSQAVASDASEIADQAMGAVHRFDVSKRTFLFQPDQAWLTKQAERLQRRLRKIDPLHRWVIVHRYDTGDSDTSWGFFRHRQVGTLEARRTLDSTKGSVVLYEVDPIDLVDPEFITSNANKHGIFLALKFEDKVDRFIRVVSERVFPRYREDYIDRPLTDDEVQQIGQELLDSIMVDLYNEQLTARNSRVWGPWGVASLTPKLNYLAERSLNYGVTYRQMQENETTLRLLYDLIANLRYMAMESRTAWDLPIFPTAFLKRSRAVSAHMLDRVDRITSAIFGPKLSWWDRWTSSSDDYNAFGGAKKKVPKGLARDTADEKIRQIETRLRNERTKLSKYTVAQSHDGLTYDPEVLLEKQRVMSGKQFDALVHAEKQAELRRARTEYEVAEQRNELLVPLETAAVTATRQASSKPTPTGGSA